In a genomic window of Thiosocius teredinicola:
- the asnB gene encoding asparagine synthase (glutamine-hydrolyzing), with protein sequence MCGLFGFAGSELCSAEMLNHARVARDTLSHRGPDQAGEWFSGSVYLGHRRLSIIDTSDAGRQPMMAHGLSVTVNGEIYNFASLRNELGAAGYVFKSGSDSEVVLHGFHYWGVDGLVERLDGMYAAVIFDSGAGRVTAFRDRVGIKPLIYAFDGKSLVWGSELKAVRAFLGVENLEEDPEAIIDFLAYRYIPAPKTFYRNIFKLQAASIMEFDTASSRLNVRRYWELESSSQDVHADTAAERLLELIDDSVSEQLVSDVPLGLLLSGGIDSSVIAAFASRHKPDMRSFSIGFRQAERDETPYALAMAAKAGLNHQVHYLENGEMDDMIGRVDAWFDEPFADVSAIPTFRVCSFAADNVKVVLSGDGGDELFGGYRWYERYRKATYAARWMPLRKLQGVDFPSPLPYRRELRLASFADPVWRYAHIRGSLSEGRLNDWKRALGVSMDYDPLWAYRQHYLPHLPPRRAAQVMDFHTFLPDDIMVKVDRVSMAVSLECRPPLLSKRLVEFSFRLPESFVYGRHRDGLKSGLKSAVKHLLPEQVLNHKKQGFSAPDPGWRKRLTAQYGSLQEGIVHAYTGEAMPL encoded by the coding sequence ATGTGTGGTTTGTTCGGGTTTGCTGGCAGTGAGTTGTGTAGTGCGGAGATGCTCAATCACGCCCGCGTGGCGCGAGACACGCTGTCTCATCGAGGTCCGGATCAAGCTGGAGAATGGTTTTCCGGGTCTGTTTATTTAGGTCACAGACGACTAAGCATCATAGATACTTCAGATGCTGGTCGACAGCCTATGATGGCCCACGGGCTTTCAGTTACCGTCAATGGGGAAATTTATAACTTCGCGTCACTTCGCAACGAGCTTGGTGCGGCCGGCTATGTTTTTAAATCCGGCTCCGATTCAGAAGTTGTCTTGCACGGGTTTCACTATTGGGGCGTAGACGGACTCGTTGAACGTCTGGACGGAATGTATGCGGCCGTCATCTTTGATTCGGGTGCCGGGCGTGTAACGGCATTTCGAGATCGTGTGGGTATTAAACCCTTGATCTACGCGTTCGACGGAAAAAGCCTCGTTTGGGGATCAGAGCTGAAAGCTGTTCGCGCTTTCCTTGGAGTGGAAAACCTAGAAGAAGACCCTGAGGCCATAATCGATTTCCTCGCTTATCGATACATCCCGGCTCCCAAAACCTTCTACCGCAACATTTTCAAGCTTCAAGCAGCGAGCATTATGGAGTTTGACACCGCAAGCAGTCGGTTGAACGTTCGCCGATACTGGGAGCTCGAGTCAAGCAGTCAGGATGTTCATGCCGATACTGCTGCTGAGCGGCTTCTGGAGTTAATAGATGACTCTGTCTCCGAACAGTTAGTGAGCGATGTTCCGCTGGGTCTTCTTTTGAGCGGCGGCATTGATTCTTCGGTAATTGCAGCCTTTGCTTCCAGGCACAAGCCAGATATGCGGAGTTTCTCCATCGGGTTCCGACAAGCCGAGCGCGACGAAACACCCTACGCGCTGGCTATGGCCGCGAAAGCTGGGCTCAATCATCAAGTCCACTATCTTGAGAATGGAGAGATGGACGACATGATTGGTCGTGTTGACGCTTGGTTCGATGAGCCATTTGCAGATGTTTCTGCTATCCCGACTTTTCGAGTCTGCTCATTTGCGGCAGACAACGTCAAGGTTGTGTTGAGCGGTGATGGAGGCGATGAGCTCTTCGGTGGGTATCGGTGGTATGAAAGGTATCGGAAAGCGACGTATGCAGCGCGTTGGATGCCGTTGCGTAAACTTCAGGGTGTCGACTTTCCATCACCGTTACCTTATCGGCGCGAGTTGCGTTTGGCATCTTTTGCTGATCCTGTTTGGCGGTACGCTCACATAAGGGGAAGCCTGTCTGAGGGCAGGTTGAATGATTGGAAAAGGGCCTTAGGCGTCTCGATGGATTACGATCCATTGTGGGCGTATCGACAACACTACTTGCCCCATCTTCCGCCCCGTCGCGCAGCACAAGTCATGGATTTCCACACGTTCCTGCCCGACGATATTATGGTAAAGGTTGACCGTGTGAGCATGGCGGTTTCCTTAGAGTGTCGGCCGCCCTTGTTATCCAAACGCTTGGTCGAGTTTTCGTTCCGATTGCCAGAATCCTTTGTCTATGGCCGCCATCGGGACGGACTCAAATCGGGCTTGAAATCGGCTGTAAAACATCTATTGCCCGAACAGGTCTTAAATCACAAGAAGCAGGGGTTCTCTGCTCCTGACCCCGGGTGGAGAAAGCGGTTGACTGCCCAATACGGAAGCCTGCAAGAAGGTATAGTTCACGCCTATACGGGTGAAGCCATGCCGCTTTGA
- a CDS encoding glycosyltransferase family 4 protein: MRDIVYVSNATIPSRTANSIHVVKMCEALARRGRAVELIYPNAGTEKDCLHNVFEFYGASENFRLTHIARPKLRGARQYFAFRAAIRAWLRHSVIYSRNLHVCYYAVRLGLPVVYESHAPIVSEDLVSLKMFRAAISSRNFRKLVVITHALKELYQREFLLQSDKIAVLPDAASPVPQRLPPMEAIRDEALMNVGYIGQLYRGKGMELISKLAPLCPWAKFHIVGGLEVDIEKWKGECSELANMTFHGFVPHADVQRFMLAMDVVLLPNQAYVAAFGGGHRNISEWTSPLKAFEYMAAGKAIVASDLPVLREVFVPEKNALLCSPEDPHDWSDALQRLAADRVLKERLEATALADFEARYSWDARAGAVEGFLE, translated from the coding sequence ATGAGAGACATAGTCTATGTGTCGAACGCGACCATACCCTCGCGAACGGCAAATAGTATTCATGTCGTCAAAATGTGTGAGGCGCTGGCGCGACGTGGACGAGCGGTAGAGTTGATTTATCCTAATGCTGGCACCGAGAAAGACTGTCTCCACAACGTATTCGAATTTTATGGGGCATCCGAAAATTTTCGTCTAACGCACATAGCTCGGCCGAAGCTGCGCGGCGCTCGTCAATATTTCGCCTTCCGCGCGGCTATTCGAGCATGGTTGCGACATTCCGTGATCTATAGCAGAAATCTTCATGTCTGCTACTACGCTGTTCGGTTGGGGTTGCCCGTAGTGTACGAATCCCACGCGCCAATTGTCAGCGAAGACCTCGTAAGTTTGAAAATGTTTCGTGCGGCAATTAGCAGTCGCAACTTCAGGAAACTGGTTGTCATCACCCATGCCCTAAAAGAGCTATACCAGCGTGAGTTCTTATTGCAATCCGACAAAATAGCCGTATTGCCGGATGCGGCTTCTCCTGTTCCACAACGATTGCCCCCAATGGAAGCTATCCGAGATGAGGCGCTGATGAATGTCGGCTACATCGGTCAGCTATACAGAGGCAAAGGGATGGAGCTAATCTCCAAACTTGCACCACTTTGTCCGTGGGCAAAGTTCCATATCGTCGGTGGTTTGGAAGTCGATATTGAAAAGTGGAAAGGCGAATGTAGCGAGCTGGCCAATATGACTTTTCACGGGTTTGTTCCTCACGCTGACGTTCAACGCTTCATGCTTGCAATGGATGTGGTTCTTCTGCCCAACCAGGCATACGTGGCGGCGTTTGGTGGAGGGCACCGAAACATAAGCGAATGGACATCTCCTCTCAAGGCATTTGAGTACATGGCGGCGGGAAAGGCAATTGTTGCCTCTGATTTGCCGGTGCTCCGCGAGGTTTTTGTCCCAGAAAAGAACGCGTTGCTGTGTTCGCCAGAGGATCCGCATGATTGGAGCGATGCACTACAGCGTCTCGCAGCGGACCGGGTACTCAAGGAGCGTTTGGAAGCGACCGCGTTAGCAGATTTCGAGGCGCGTTATAGTTGGGATGCGCGTGCTGGCGCGGTAGAGGGATTTCTTGAATGA
- a CDS encoding glycosyltransferase family 4 protein, producing MNLVLVISSLQAGGAERVMTEMANYWAVEGHRIRLITFAPSASDDFYPLDPRVERISLDYRRDTNGISEKLVFNWTRLLALRRQLTRLRPAAVISFMDSTNVLSILASAGLGAKTLISIRNNPKSRSLPYFWSLGRRLTYRFATAVVAQTEGAADWLRQSLGVSAVVIPNPLPSFAPIAIDKEPLVLCVGRLIYEKAHDTLISAFSRIAHEHPSWRLVILGDGPLREKLNAQISELELTNRVVLVGAVKDVATWYAKASVYVHSSRSEGFPNALLEAMAMSLPVVSTKCEFGPTDIIEHGENGLLVESDDIEGLASAIVSLISSPRLRNDLGRTASLVKEKYDQRRIMGRWEELVVQ from the coding sequence ATGAACCTTGTGTTGGTGATCTCTTCACTTCAGGCGGGAGGTGCGGAGCGTGTCATGACAGAAATGGCCAACTATTGGGCTGTCGAAGGGCATAGAATTCGGCTGATTACGTTTGCGCCTTCTGCCAGCGATGATTTTTATCCTCTCGATCCGCGCGTGGAGCGCATCTCGCTAGACTACCGTCGAGACACCAACGGCATATCGGAAAAACTGGTATTCAATTGGACGCGGTTGCTTGCCCTTCGCAGGCAGTTGACTCGATTACGGCCCGCCGCTGTTATCAGTTTCATGGACAGTACAAATGTGCTCAGCATCCTGGCAAGTGCAGGGCTTGGCGCGAAAACGTTGATTTCCATCCGAAACAACCCGAAATCTAGATCTCTTCCTTATTTCTGGTCTCTCGGTCGACGCCTCACATACAGGTTTGCTACGGCAGTTGTGGCTCAGACGGAAGGAGCTGCCGATTGGCTTAGGCAATCGCTGGGGGTGTCCGCTGTTGTGATACCGAATCCACTGCCATCATTCGCCCCAATAGCCATTGACAAGGAACCGTTGGTGCTTTGCGTGGGGCGATTGATTTACGAAAAAGCTCACGATACGCTGATTTCAGCATTTTCTAGGATCGCTCACGAACACCCGTCCTGGCGTCTAGTGATCCTGGGAGACGGGCCTTTACGCGAGAAACTGAATGCACAGATTTCGGAGCTGGAGTTGACGAATCGCGTGGTGCTAGTGGGTGCGGTCAAGGACGTCGCAACGTGGTACGCGAAAGCTAGTGTGTATGTGCATTCGTCTCGATCAGAAGGATTCCCAAACGCCCTGCTTGAAGCAATGGCGATGTCGTTACCTGTAGTGAGCACGAAGTGCGAATTTGGGCCCACAGATATAATCGAGCACGGAGAGAATGGATTGCTCGTAGAAAGTGATGATATCGAAGGCTTGGCTTCGGCAATCGTCTCGTTGATATCCAGCCCGCGCCTTAGAAACGATCTTGGCCGCACAGCGTCGCTTGTAAAAGAGAAGTACGATCAGCGCAGAATCATGGGTCGCTGGGAAGAGTTAGTTGTCCAGTAG